A region from the bacterium genome encodes:
- a CDS encoding PAS domain-containing protein codes for MQSEMQNEKKRLPIWSPDREEDDQERLRYLADISRRTSQPFWVGYLDGRIIAFNRPCCELLGYPERELRSMDWAMDLTPSEWRETETRALEYLHLTGQPQLYEKECIRQDGSRVIVEVFIHPVCDFEGNIQYYYAFITDISNECRKVRQVNRGGRRRSKCLPLISSPVIYACQPTGGYPFTFVSRKVKALFGYEPAEFLSDPGFWIDHVHPEDVTRILTLLTRLAEKEYYTFSYRFRHKDGTYHLVHNVLGLMRDSDSRPQEIIGRWIEIAEVEQHKETRCGRSSDISHTRRARIISAEKAQGNLRTALW; via the coding sequence ATGCAATCTGAAATGCAAAATGAAAAAAAGAGGCTGCCAATCTGGTCCCCCGATCGGGAGGAAGATGATCAGGAACGGTTACGGTATCTGGCTGATATCAGCAGGCGTACCTCACAACCTTTTTGGGTGGGTTATCTTGATGGACGTATAATCGCTTTCAACCGCCCGTGCTGTGAGCTTCTTGGCTACCCTGAACGGGAATTACGAAGTATGGACTGGGCTATGGATCTTACACCCTCCGAGTGGCGGGAAACGGAAACCAGGGCCTTGGAATATCTGCACCTTACGGGCCAGCCGCAGCTCTACGAGAAAGAGTGTATCCGCCAGGACGGATCGAGAGTTATCGTAGAGGTGTTCATTCATCCGGTTTGTGATTTTGAAGGGAATATCCAGTATTATTATGCATTTATTACTGATATCAGTAATGAATGCCGGAAGGTGCGGCAGGTAAACAGGGGTGGCCGAAGGCGATCAAAATGTCTTCCCCTTATCAGCTCGCCGGTTATATACGCCTGCCAGCCGACAGGTGGTTATCCCTTTACCTTTGTAAGCCGGAAAGTAAAGGCTCTTTTCGGCTATGAACCAGCGGAATTCCTGAGCGATCCGGGGTTCTGGATCGATCATGTTCATCCGGAGGATGTTACCCGCATCCTCACCCTCCTGACCCGTCTGGCAGAAAAGGAATATTATACCTTCAGTTACAGGTTTCGACATAAGGATGGCACCTATCACCTGGTGCATAATGTGCTTGGATTGATGAGAGACAGTGACAGCAGACCGCAGGAAATTATCGGTCGGTGGATAGAGATTGCTGAAGTGGAGCAGCATAAGGAGACGCGATGTGGAAGATCAAGTGATATCAGCCATACAAGGAGAGCCCGAATCATCTCAGCGGAGAAAGCACAGGGG
- the mfd gene encoding transcription-repair coupling factor — protein sequence MASALCREMPNNSNLDTFLAPVLKALEKGEKHIHLEGLWETSKELLIALLRGQLTGNFLILAPSCELAEKLYQDLQFFVRMIHPQAAGYSVHLFPAWEILPYEAQSPLPEVVSRRIESLYALLNHPAGMVVAPVEAALQNLMPKRVFNSTVGFFGAGETIEREEIIGLLVRGGYRMVDLVEDPGDYSVRGGVLDIFPPGHSSPVRLEFFGDTIESIRQFNPSTQRSEKFLEEVIVLPVTEAILNREHCHHLSLRLRQEFGDSYLYQSKIELLQAQLDQAVPFPGLVHYIPYLYSRTDTLFQYLPADGHIFLSEPGAVQRAAEDFQNEVERRYHQVHRENLPYPPPREGYRQWTDIQQEYFPGRQVFSLRALKTATLAEIGESAPDTVSFTVKSVSGLVGKSKIMGRDRTSYLENLTSEIKSWHRKHQLIVLVCGSESQAERLEELFREYELGVRRLGEEDAVPLLSAGDEAVLPPLICLGEVSHGFYLPGLSLVLITDQEIFGERKKIPAFKGRRPAAVISTFRDLKEGDYVVHVEHGIGRYLGLKKLAVGDIRKDFMLVEYCDGDKLYIPPEKLNMVQKYSGSGGAIPKLDKLGGTSWGKTKARVKNSVKKMAEDLLKLYAARSIASGFAAPADTPWQREFEASFEYEETPDQARAIRDVKEDMEQPRPMDRLVCGDVGYGKTEVALRAAFKAITGNRQVALVAPTTILVEQHFQKFSQRLSPYPVKVEMLSRFRSRRQQQETIQGLRDGTVDVVIGTHRLLQKDIEFRNLGLVIIDEEQRFGVAHKERLKTLRSSVDVLTLTATPIPRTLNMALTGVRDLSVIDTPPADRLAIQTHIIKFDPDIITQAIIREMEREGQVFFVHNRVENIEKIADYVRGLVPSARIAVAHGQMEERQLEKIMLDFVQHKYDILVCTTIVESGLDIPAANTIIINQAHRYGLAQLYQLRGRVGRSSRRAFAYLIIPGEDALTEEARKRMVAIQELSELGSGFRLAARDMEIRGAGNLLGAEQHGQIAAVGFDLYCDLIRQAVQEMQGEPVETSLDITIDLQVEAHLPDFYVPDTNQRLNLYKRASLLENDEALKSWKEELEDRYGALPDAARLFFQHLQLRLLCQKWKVKAVHRAGDQVSFTFDERTPISPPALIQLVQKNGKVLRLSPPGDLSMTVANTHGEALMREVQDFFQVLEKAATGAEGRGERES from the coding sequence ATGGCGAGCGCACTTTGCAGGGAAATGCCAAATAACAGCAATCTCGATACCTTCCTTGCTCCGGTTTTAAAAGCCCTGGAGAAGGGAGAAAAACATATTCATCTCGAGGGACTGTGGGAAACCAGTAAAGAGCTCCTCATCGCTCTCCTGCGGGGGCAGTTGACCGGGAATTTTCTCATCCTGGCACCCTCTTGCGAGCTGGCTGAAAAGCTCTACCAGGATCTGCAGTTTTTTGTCCGCATGATCCATCCGCAGGCAGCCGGGTATTCCGTTCACCTGTTTCCCGCCTGGGAAATCCTCCCCTATGAGGCCCAGTCGCCGCTGCCTGAAGTGGTCAGCCGCCGGATCGAATCACTCTATGCCCTGCTCAACCACCCGGCAGGCATGGTGGTGGCTCCGGTTGAGGCTGCCCTGCAAAACCTTATGCCCAAGAGGGTGTTTAACAGCACGGTAGGATTTTTTGGGGCCGGAGAGACCATCGAGCGGGAGGAAATCATCGGCCTGCTGGTGCGGGGAGGATACCGGATGGTGGACCTGGTGGAAGATCCTGGCGATTACAGCGTCCGGGGTGGGGTGCTGGACATTTTCCCGCCGGGTCATTCATCGCCCGTACGCCTGGAGTTTTTCGGCGATACCATCGAATCGATCCGGCAATTTAATCCTTCGACCCAGCGGTCCGAGAAATTCCTGGAGGAAGTGATCGTCCTGCCGGTGACGGAGGCCATTCTCAACCGGGAGCACTGCCACCATCTTTCCCTCAGGCTCAGGCAGGAGTTTGGGGATTCGTATTTGTACCAGTCGAAGATCGAGCTGCTCCAGGCCCAACTGGACCAGGCAGTTCCTTTTCCGGGTCTGGTGCATTATATCCCCTACCTTTACTCCCGCACGGATACCCTCTTTCAGTATTTGCCCGCAGACGGCCATATTTTTCTCTCCGAACCCGGTGCCGTACAGCGGGCTGCCGAGGACTTTCAGAACGAAGTCGAACGAAGATACCACCAGGTGCACCGGGAAAATCTCCCCTATCCCCCTCCCAGGGAAGGGTACCGGCAGTGGACGGACATTCAGCAGGAATATTTCCCCGGACGGCAGGTTTTTTCCCTGCGCGCCCTGAAGACAGCGACCCTGGCTGAAATCGGGGAATCAGCCCCGGATACTGTTTCCTTTACGGTAAAATCGGTCAGCGGCCTGGTTGGAAAATCGAAAATCATGGGCCGGGACCGCACCTCGTACCTTGAGAATCTGACTTCGGAGATCAAATCCTGGCACCGGAAGCATCAATTGATTGTTCTGGTTTGCGGCAGTGAAAGCCAGGCCGAGCGGCTCGAGGAACTGTTCCGGGAATATGAATTGGGTGTACGGCGTCTGGGTGAGGAGGATGCGGTCCCGCTCCTGTCGGCAGGGGATGAAGCAGTATTGCCTCCCCTGATCTGTCTGGGAGAGGTTTCACACGGATTCTACCTGCCCGGCCTGTCGCTGGTACTGATCACGGACCAGGAGATTTTCGGTGAGCGGAAAAAAATTCCTGCATTCAAAGGCCGTCGCCCGGCTGCGGTTATCTCTACCTTCCGCGACCTGAAAGAAGGGGATTATGTGGTGCACGTGGAGCACGGCATTGGCCGCTACCTGGGGCTGAAGAAGCTGGCTGTCGGGGACATCCGCAAGGATTTCATGCTGGTGGAATATTGTGATGGCGACAAGCTCTATATCCCGCCGGAAAAACTGAACATGGTCCAGAAGTATTCGGGTTCGGGCGGTGCCATTCCCAAGCTGGACAAACTGGGCGGCACCAGTTGGGGCAAAACCAAGGCGCGGGTGAAGAATTCGGTGAAAAAAATGGCCGAGGATCTGCTGAAGCTCTATGCAGCCCGCTCGATTGCCAGCGGCTTTGCCGCTCCCGCCGACACACCCTGGCAGCGGGAGTTTGAGGCATCCTTTGAATATGAGGAGACCCCGGACCAGGCCAGGGCCATCCGGGATGTCAAGGAGGACATGGAGCAGCCACGGCCCATGGACAGGCTGGTCTGCGGGGATGTGGGCTACGGGAAGACCGAAGTGGCCCTGCGGGCGGCTTTCAAGGCCATCACCGGCAACAGGCAGGTCGCCCTGGTTGCTCCGACCACCATTCTGGTGGAGCAGCATTTCCAGAAATTTTCCCAGCGACTCTCCCCCTATCCGGTGAAGGTCGAGATGCTCAGCCGCTTTCGCTCCCGCAGGCAGCAGCAGGAGACGATTCAGGGCCTTCGGGACGGTACGGTGGATGTGGTGATCGGCACTCATCGGCTGCTGCAAAAAGACATCGAATTTCGCAATCTTGGCCTGGTCATCATCGACGAGGAGCAGCGCTTTGGCGTGGCCCACAAGGAGCGGCTGAAAACCCTGCGAAGCTCGGTGGATGTCCTGACCCTTACCGCCACCCCTATCCCCCGGACCCTGAACATGGCCCTGACCGGTGTCCGGGATCTCAGCGTTATCGACACCCCCCCTGCGGACCGGCTGGCTATCCAGACCCATATCATCAAATTCGATCCGGATATTATCACCCAGGCCATTATCCGGGAAATGGAGCGGGAAGGGCAGGTCTTTTTCGTCCATAACCGGGTGGAAAATATCGAAAAGATCGCCGATTATGTCCGCGGCCTCGTTCCATCGGCCAGAATCGCCGTTGCTCACGGCCAGATGGAAGAGCGGCAGCTTGAGAAGATCATGCTGGATTTTGTGCAGCACAAGTATGATATCCTGGTCTGCACCACCATTGTCGAATCGGGGCTGGATATTCCGGCAGCCAATACGATTATCATCAACCAGGCCCACCGCTACGGGCTGGCCCAGTTGTACCAGCTCCGGGGAAGGGTTGGCCGGTCGAGCCGAAGGGCCTTTGCCTACCTGATCATTCCGGGCGAGGATGCCCTCACCGAGGAGGCCCGGAAGCGGATGGTGGCTATCCAGGAACTGAGCGAACTGGGATCGGGGTTTCGCCTGGCAGCCAGAGACATGGAAATCCGGGGTGCGGGTAATCTCCTGGGAGCAGAGCAGCATGGCCAGATTGCAGCCGTAGGCTTTGATCTCTACTGCGACCTGATCCGCCAGGCTGTTCAGGAAATGCAGGGTGAGCCGGTAGAAACCAGCCTCGATATTACCATCGATCTTCAGGTCGAAGCCCATCTGCCCGACTTTTATGTGCCGGACACCAATCAGCGGCTGAACCTCTACAAGCGGGCCTCCCTGCTCGAAAATGATGAAGCCCTCAAGTCATGGAAAGAGGAGCTGGAAGACCGATACGGCGCTCTGCCGGATGCGGCCAGGCTCTTCTTCCAGCACCTGCAACTGCGCCTGCTCTGCCAGAAATGGAAGGTAAAAGCCGTCCACCGGGCCGGGGATCAGGTCAGCTTTACCTTTGACGAGAGAACCCCGATTTCTCCGCCGGCGTTGATTCAGCTTGTCCAGAAGAACGGCAAAGTCTTGCGCCTCTCTCCCCCCGGCGACCTCTCGATGACCGTAGCCAATACCCATGGAGAAGCCCTGATGCGGGAGGTCCAGGATTTTTTCCAGGTTCTGGAAAAGGCGGCGACGGGGGCGGAAGGAAGAGGGGAGCGGGAATCATAA
- the rfaE2 gene encoding D-glycero-beta-D-manno-heptose 1-phosphate adenylyltransferase — protein MLVDPRLKIQPIDRIQDIVTGRKAKGEKIVFTNGCFDLLHVGHTRYLQEARACGDCLLIGLNSDRSIRLIKGESRPILPQEQRAEVLAALECVDLVVVFDEPDPLRLISLVQPDILVKGADWGYDQIIGREVVEAGGGRVVRIPLVPDVSTTTIINLIRSRFGGNGERTLQGNAK, from the coding sequence GTGCTCGTAGATCCCAGGCTGAAAATTCAGCCGATTGACAGGATTCAGGATATCGTCACCGGGCGAAAGGCAAAAGGAGAGAAGATCGTTTTCACCAATGGCTGCTTCGATCTTCTCCACGTAGGGCATACCCGCTATCTCCAGGAAGCCAGAGCCTGCGGCGATTGTCTCCTGATCGGATTGAACAGTGACCGCTCTATCCGGCTCATCAAGGGGGAGAGCCGTCCGATTCTCCCCCAGGAGCAGCGGGCGGAGGTTCTGGCTGCCCTCGAATGTGTGGACCTGGTGGTTGTCTTCGATGAGCCTGACCCGCTCAGGCTCATCTCCCTGGTGCAGCCGGACATTTTAGTCAAAGGGGCCGATTGGGGATATGATCAGATCATCGGGCGTGAGGTGGTGGAAGCGGGGGGAGGCAGGGTTGTCCGCATCCCGCTGGTTCCCGATGTTTCGACCACCACCATTATCAACCTCATCCGAAGTCGTTTTGGAGGAAATGGCGAGCGCACTTTGCAGGGAAATGCCAAATAA
- a CDS encoding UDP-glucose/GDP-mannose dehydrogenase family protein, whose product MNICVIGTGYVGLVTGACFAENGSDVICVDIDEQKIAGLRQGKIPIYEPGLEDLVQRNSREGRLQFTTDLAEGVRESLINIIAVGTPPDEDGSADLQHVLAVARSIGQIMDSYKIIVDKSTVPVGTAELVRQTIARETPIEFDVVSNPEFLKEGAAVADFMKPDRVIIGCDSPKVADIMRELYSPFVRTGNPIIIMDIKSAEMTKYAANAMLATRISFMNELANLCERVGADIDMVRMGISTDSRIGHSFLFPGVGYGGSCFPKDVKAIIRTAEKYQYPMEILRAVEKVNNCQKNLLGLKVCEHFRNCGQEGVKGKLLALWGLAFKSQTDDMREAASLNIINHLLAEGASIRAYDPAAMDRAREIFKDKIQLCSRNYECLEGADGLLVITEWNEFRRPNFDRIKQLMRTPVIFDGRNLYDPKLMRERGFIYYGIGRP is encoded by the coding sequence ATGAATATCTGTGTCATAGGAACTGGTTATGTAGGGCTGGTAACCGGTGCCTGTTTTGCTGAAAATGGCAGTGATGTAATTTGTGTGGACATTGACGAGCAAAAGATCGCCGGCCTCAGGCAGGGCAAAATCCCCATCTACGAACCTGGCCTGGAGGATCTGGTGCAGCGAAACAGCCGCGAAGGGCGGCTTCAGTTCACCACCGATCTGGCTGAAGGGGTCAGGGAATCTCTGATCAATATCATTGCCGTAGGCACTCCTCCGGACGAGGACGGGTCAGCAGACTTGCAGCATGTGCTGGCTGTAGCCAGGTCCATCGGTCAGATCATGGATTCCTACAAGATCATTGTGGATAAAAGCACTGTCCCGGTCGGCACAGCCGAACTGGTACGCCAGACAATAGCCAGGGAAACCCCAATTGAGTTTGATGTAGTGTCCAACCCCGAATTTTTGAAGGAAGGGGCGGCTGTCGCGGACTTCATGAAGCCGGACCGGGTCATTATCGGCTGTGATAGTCCCAAGGTAGCCGATATCATGAGGGAGCTTTATTCCCCCTTTGTCAGGACCGGAAACCCTATCATTATCATGGACATCAAATCTGCGGAAATGACCAAATACGCCGCCAATGCCATGCTGGCCACCCGGATTTCCTTCATGAACGAGCTGGCTAACCTGTGCGAGCGGGTGGGCGCGGATATTGACATGGTGCGGATGGGCATCAGTACCGATTCCCGGATCGGCCACTCGTTCCTTTTCCCCGGCGTCGGCTATGGCGGATCGTGCTTTCCCAAAGATGTCAAGGCCATTATCCGTACCGCTGAAAAGTACCAGTATCCCATGGAAATCTTAAGGGCTGTGGAAAAGGTCAATAACTGTCAGAAAAACCTTCTCGGACTCAAAGTATGTGAGCATTTCAGGAACTGTGGTCAGGAAGGAGTGAAGGGAAAGCTCCTGGCCCTGTGGGGACTGGCTTTCAAATCCCAGACCGATGATATGCGTGAGGCTGCATCCTTGAATATTATCAACCACTTGCTGGCTGAAGGGGCCAGTATCCGGGCTTACGATCCTGCGGCTATGGACCGGGCCAGGGAGATTTTCAAGGATAAAATTCAGCTCTGCTCCCGTAATTACGAGTGCCTCGAAGGAGCTGACGGCCTGCTGGTAATCACCGAATGGAACGAATTCCGCCGCCCGAACTTTGACCGGATCAAGCAACTCATGCGGACCCCGGTTATTTTCGATGGCCGCAACCTCTATGACCCCAAACTGATGCGCGAGAGGGGATTTATCTACTACGGCATCGGCAGACCGTGA
- a CDS encoding nucleotidyltransferase domain-containing protein, whose translation MGINQNQLELCITLAKKYGVRKLVLFGSALEELEKAHDLDLACDGLEGWKIFEFGAMLEEELHTPVDIVPLSPATRFTRYIEKKEKVLYEAQGPHTAY comes from the coding sequence ATGGGGATTAATCAAAATCAGTTAGAGCTTTGCATAACTTTAGCCAAAAAATATGGTGTAAGAAAGCTGGTTCTTTTTGGAAGCGCCCTGGAAGAGCTGGAAAAGGCTCATGATTTGGACCTGGCCTGTGATGGCCTGGAAGGGTGGAAGATTTTTGAATTCGGAGCCATGTTAGAGGAAGAGCTGCATACTCCTGTTGACATCGTTCCACTGAGCCCGGCAACCCGCTTCACACGATATATAGAGAAAAAAGAAAAAGTTCTCTATGAAGCTCAGGGACCTCACACAGCTTACTGA
- a CDS encoding nucleotidyltransferase domain-containing protein yields the protein MRLDECEQRALKYCLADFQGDVYLFGSRLDDTKKGGDIDILLVPETEGNPLQLSLRIQAKFFSICEQQLDVVIYKEDDPFCQEIIKGAQRLDIERI from the coding sequence ATGCGACTAGACGAGTGTGAACAAAGGGCTCTCAAATACTGTCTGGCGGATTTTCAGGGTGATGTTTACCTTTTCGGCTCAAGGCTTGACGATACGAAAAAAGGCGGGGACATCGATATTCTCCTCGTGCCAGAGACAGAGGGTAATCCCTTACAACTCTCTTTACGCATCCAAGCCAAATTCTTTTCGATATGCGAGCAGCAGCTTGATGTTGTGATATACAAGGAGGATGACCCGTTTTGCCAGGAGATAATCAAAGGTGCGCAGCGGCTTGATATTGAACGAATTTAA
- a CDS encoding glycosyltransferase family 4 protein has product MVRQQAARSGEIKDMNRILFIYQDEKLPSSRIRVLNLVPEIRNRGIDPVAVPYPKTIPEKIKILRQLGHFDIIYLQKKLLTPLEARLFRHNAKQLVFDFDDAIYYHDDRHAQAESRTRSLKFQCLVRSVDLVVAGNRILADYAGQFNHNVTVVPSAVETRNIPQKCYQNDAGTGDPVRVIIGWVGGKGNLHHLKMLSPVFQSLARSHNIQVNVVCDAAIDIPGVTVRHIPWTLEIQDQEVARFDIGVMPLPDNQWTQGKCGYKILQYMAAAVPAVCSDVGSNRDIVEHGREGFVVSSPGGFYQTLNTLITDAGLRKEMGANARRKVEEHFSIPAVGKKLADELSSRLLS; this is encoded by the coding sequence ATGGTGCGGCAGCAGGCCGCACGGTCAGGGGAAATCAAGGACATGAACAGGATTTTGTTTATCTATCAGGACGAGAAGCTGCCAAGCAGCCGGATCAGGGTTTTGAACCTGGTACCGGAAATACGCAACCGGGGAATTGATCCGGTTGCCGTCCCCTATCCAAAAACAATTCCTGAAAAGATCAAAATTCTCCGGCAGCTTGGACATTTTGATATCATTTACCTGCAAAAGAAGCTGCTTACGCCGCTTGAGGCCCGGCTTTTCAGGCACAATGCCAAACAGTTGGTCTTTGATTTCGATGATGCCATCTATTACCATGATGACCGGCATGCACAGGCGGAAAGCAGAACAAGGAGCCTGAAATTTCAATGCCTTGTCCGCAGCGTTGACCTTGTGGTTGCCGGAAACCGGATTCTGGCTGATTATGCCGGTCAATTCAACCACAACGTGACCGTAGTCCCGTCGGCAGTGGAAACCCGCAATATACCGCAGAAATGCTACCAAAACGATGCCGGTACCGGTGATCCTGTCAGGGTCATTATCGGCTGGGTGGGGGGGAAAGGCAACCTGCACCATCTGAAGATGCTGTCTCCGGTATTTCAGTCTCTGGCGCGCAGTCATAATATTCAGGTCAATGTTGTCTGTGATGCCGCAATCGATATTCCCGGAGTCACGGTCAGGCACATTCCCTGGACACTCGAGATCCAGGACCAGGAGGTAGCCCGGTTCGATATCGGGGTGATGCCGCTGCCCGATAACCAGTGGACGCAGGGCAAATGCGGATACAAGATCCTGCAATACATGGCTGCTGCAGTCCCTGCTGTCTGCTCCGATGTTGGCAGTAACCGCGACATTGTCGAGCATGGCCGTGAGGGATTTGTGGTTTCATCACCCGGGGGGTTTTATCAGACCCTGAATACCCTCATCACCGATGCCGGGCTGAGAAAGGAAATGGGCGCCAATGCCCGCCGGAAGGTGGAGGAGCATTTTTCCATTCCCGCTGTCGGGAAGAAACTTGCCGATGAGCTTTCCTCACGCCTTTTGTCTTAA
- a CDS encoding glycosyltransferase family 2 protein has protein sequence MGDHTADKTMQEAVGPRKENICAIIVTYHPDAGFPERAIKAAKQAGRMVIVDNHSSSPAVAMLNKAAPSLNAHLILNADNLGVAAALNQGVRWARAQGCLWALTLDQDTIPLESMVDNLAAAYQDCPFREETGMIGTNYQDPNNGYVYRQPLCARVAGEPALSWVEEKTLITSGSLLSIAAFDRVGPFREELFIDQIDHEYCLRLRNFGYRILLSLPLGMLHPVGARRSHKFLWQTLETSHHNPLRRYYMTRNRLILAREQYGKIRGTVRVLKKSRKDIARILLFEDRKMLKVYAIALGAFHGITGKAGRLPPGGGCLRERLWCGSRPHGQGKSRT, from the coding sequence ATGGGAGATCATACTGCTGATAAAACCATGCAAGAGGCTGTCGGCCCCAGGAAGGAGAATATTTGTGCCATCATCGTTACCTATCATCCCGATGCCGGTTTCCCTGAACGCGCAATAAAGGCAGCAAAACAGGCCGGCCGTATGGTTATTGTCGATAACCACTCCTCCAGTCCGGCGGTTGCCATGTTGAATAAAGCTGCTCCCTCCCTGAACGCTCACCTGATTCTCAACGCCGATAACCTGGGCGTTGCCGCTGCGCTTAACCAGGGTGTGCGGTGGGCCAGGGCGCAAGGGTGCCTCTGGGCTTTAACGCTCGATCAGGATACTATACCTTTGGAAAGTATGGTAGACAATCTGGCCGCTGCCTATCAGGACTGCCCCTTCCGGGAAGAAACAGGCATGATAGGAACTAATTATCAGGACCCGAACAATGGATATGTTTACCGGCAACCGCTCTGTGCCAGGGTTGCGGGTGAGCCTGCGCTATCATGGGTAGAAGAAAAAACCCTGATTACCTCCGGCAGCCTGTTGTCCATTGCGGCTTTTGACAGAGTCGGTCCTTTCCGCGAAGAGTTATTCATTGACCAGATTGATCATGAGTATTGTCTGAGACTCCGCAACTTCGGGTACAGGATACTTCTCTCGCTCCCTCTCGGCATGCTCCATCCGGTGGGTGCCCGGAGAAGTCATAAGTTTCTCTGGCAGACTCTGGAGACATCGCACCACAACCCGCTCAGGCGGTATTACATGACCCGGAATCGCCTCATATTGGCACGCGAGCAGTATGGCAAAATCCGGGGTACGGTCCGGGTGCTCAAAAAAAGCCGCAAGGATATCGCCCGAATCCTTCTTTTTGAAGACCGGAAGATGCTCAAGGTGTATGCCATAGCCCTGGGAGCGTTCCACGGGATCACGGGAAAAGCGGGAAGGTTGCCTCCGGGGGGCGGCTGTCTGAGGGAGAGATTATGGTGCGGCAGCAGGCCGCACGGTCAGGGGAAATCAAGGACATGA